A DNA window from Cobetia marina contains the following coding sequences:
- a CDS encoding fatty acid cis/trans isomerase, which yields MLNSLRRLWHTPRWRWSILVILLLGGCSAVTVHQLDARFGTPEPRDRVVSGDSLAGRHWEDEVKPILETRCVVCHGCYDAPCQLKMSSAAGIDRGINPAPVYDGTRLLAANLTRLFEDADSTAEWRDMNFSPVLNERNDSALANLEGSVLFRSLSQKRKQPLPVTEEGLLPEDRFDLSLNRSQVCAPIERYDAFVEDHPDWGMPYALPQISDEEHRTLVNWLAQGSPMTKVRPVSEALVPRIQQVEAFLNGDSLKQRLMSRYIYEHLFLTHLYFPEVKGANGRPIFFSLVRSSTPPGEPIQRISSRRPYDAPYAAYPGDGRDVMPHDEAGRPRVYYRLWQERSTILAKNHLPYSLSDARLERWQSLFLAPDYTVDDLPGYDLKTASNPFLTFEAIPAESRYRFMLDESQNTIMGFIKGPVCRGQVAVDVINDHFWVSFTDPSLFSLPQIERTLAREGENLSLPAEQSSNALPISSWIKFERKQQAYLQAKQKLMMQAYEDGNLRLDMQLLWDGSGWQGGEGGDHNPNAALTVYRHFDNAAVMKGLVGNVPKTAWVIDYPMLERIHYLLVAGFDVYGNLGHQLTTRLYMDFLRMEGENNLLALLPAGERQAVHDSWYQDVDSGLEKLLFKKPPQFDAPSDIVWTPGELSSPEKARIGLMRRLRERLAPELVHERSLETLEDDAVRRELKALSEVSGLAASLLPEVTIIALEREGSEHPQLFSVLRNSAHANITSLFDEEANRRPERDTLDVLRGVAGDYPNAFWHLTPESLQGLARRVAVLKDEADYRQLMADIGVRRTDPRFWQFSDSVLRANYADRPVEAGLLDYNRLQNR from the coding sequence ATGCTGAACTCCCTTCGACGCCTGTGGCATACCCCGCGCTGGCGCTGGAGCATCCTCGTCATCCTGTTGCTGGGAGGATGTAGCGCCGTCACCGTGCATCAGCTGGATGCGCGTTTCGGGACGCCCGAGCCACGCGATCGCGTCGTGTCCGGCGATAGTCTGGCGGGGAGGCATTGGGAAGATGAGGTCAAGCCGATCCTCGAGACGCGTTGCGTGGTCTGCCATGGCTGCTATGACGCCCCGTGCCAGCTCAAGATGTCCTCGGCGGCCGGGATCGACCGCGGTATCAATCCCGCCCCTGTCTATGACGGCACCCGCTTGCTGGCGGCCAATCTGACGCGTCTGTTCGAGGATGCCGACAGCACCGCTGAATGGCGTGACATGAACTTCTCGCCGGTGCTCAACGAGCGCAACGACTCGGCGCTCGCCAATCTGGAAGGCAGTGTGCTGTTCCGCTCGCTGAGCCAGAAGCGCAAGCAACCCCTGCCGGTGACGGAGGAAGGCCTGCTGCCGGAAGACCGCTTCGATCTGTCGCTCAATCGCAGTCAGGTGTGCGCGCCCATCGAGCGCTATGATGCCTTCGTGGAAGATCACCCGGACTGGGGCATGCCGTATGCGCTGCCGCAGATCAGTGATGAGGAGCACCGTACGCTGGTCAACTGGTTGGCGCAGGGCTCGCCGATGACCAAGGTGCGCCCAGTGTCTGAGGCCCTGGTGCCACGGATTCAGCAGGTGGAAGCCTTCCTCAATGGTGACAGCCTCAAGCAGCGTCTGATGAGTCGCTACATCTACGAGCACCTGTTCCTGACGCACCTCTACTTCCCCGAGGTCAAGGGAGCCAATGGCCGGCCGATCTTCTTCTCGCTGGTGCGCTCCAGTACGCCGCCCGGCGAGCCCATCCAGCGCATCTCCTCGCGCCGCCCCTATGACGCTCCCTACGCGGCCTATCCCGGAGATGGTCGTGACGTCATGCCGCATGACGAGGCCGGGCGTCCTCGCGTCTATTACCGTCTATGGCAGGAGCGCTCGACGATCCTGGCCAAGAATCATCTGCCCTATTCGCTGAGTGACGCGCGCCTGGAGCGCTGGCAGTCGCTGTTCCTCGCGCCAGACTATACGGTGGATGACCTGCCTGGCTATGACCTCAAGACGGCGTCCAATCCCTTCCTGACGTTCGAGGCGATCCCTGCCGAGTCACGTTACCGCTTCATGCTGGATGAATCGCAGAACACCATCATGGGCTTCATCAAGGGGCCGGTCTGTCGTGGCCAGGTGGCCGTGGACGTCATCAATGACCACTTCTGGGTCAGTTTCACCGATCCATCACTGTTCAGCCTGCCGCAGATCGAGCGCACCCTGGCACGGGAGGGCGAGAATCTCAGCCTGCCTGCCGAGCAGAGCAGCAATGCATTGCCCATCTCCTCGTGGATCAAGTTCGAGCGCAAGCAGCAGGCCTATCTGCAGGCCAAGCAAAAGCTGATGATGCAGGCCTACGAGGACGGCAATCTGCGTCTCGACATGCAGCTGTTGTGGGACGGCAGCGGCTGGCAAGGGGGCGAGGGTGGCGATCACAACCCCAATGCCGCCCTGACGGTCTATCGTCACTTCGACAATGCCGCCGTGATGAAAGGGCTGGTCGGCAATGTGCCCAAGACGGCCTGGGTGATCGATTACCCGATGCTTGAGCGCATCCATTACCTGCTGGTGGCCGGCTTCGATGTCTATGGCAACCTCGGCCACCAGCTGACCACGCGCCTGTACATGGACTTCCTGCGCATGGAAGGCGAGAACAACCTGCTGGCGCTTCTGCCTGCCGGCGAGCGTCAGGCAGTGCATGACAGCTGGTATCAGGATGTGGATTCTGGGCTGGAAAAGCTGCTGTTCAAGAAGCCGCCCCAGTTTGATGCCCCGAGCGATATCGTCTGGACACCGGGAGAGCTTTCCTCACCGGAGAAGGCGCGCATTGGGCTGATGCGCCGCCTGCGCGAGCGCCTGGCGCCGGAACTTGTCCACGAGCGTAGCCTGGAGACGCTGGAGGATGATGCTGTGCGCCGCGAATTGAAGGCCTTGAGCGAGGTGAGTGGTCTGGCGGCCAGCCTGCTGCCGGAAGTCACCATCATTGCGCTGGAACGGGAGGGAAGCGAGCACCCACAGTTGTTCAGCGTGCTGCGCAACTCGGCTCATGCCAACATCACCAGTCTGTTCGACGAGGAAGCCAATCGGCGTCCTGAGCGCGATACGCTGGATGTGCTGCGCGGCGTGGCCGGGGATTATCCGAATGCCTTCTGGCATCTGACACCCGAGTCGCTGCAGGGATTGGCACGGCGGGTCGCCGTGCTCAAGGATGAGGCGGACTATCGACAGCTGATGGCCGATATCGGAGTGCGGCGCACCGATCCACGCTTCTGGCAGTTCTCGGACAGCGTGCTGCGTGCCAATTATGCGGATCGTCCCGTCGAGGCCGGGTTGCTGGATTACAACCGTCTGCAGAATCGCTGA
- the bufA2 gene encoding BufA2 family periplasmic bufferin-type metallophore: protein MTMKKTVTAATFAAAAAALFSTAALTSMSVQAADNAVKCSGINSCKGTSECATATSACKGHNACKGQGWSYTASAESCVGAGGEVISGKS, encoded by the coding sequence ATGACCATGAAGAAGACCGTGACTGCCGCCACCTTTGCCGCTGCTGCCGCTGCACTGTTCTCCACCGCCGCCCTGACCTCCATGTCCGTGCAGGCGGCTGACAACGCCGTGAAGTGCTCCGGCATCAACTCCTGCAAGGGCACCTCCGAGTGCGCCACCGCCACCAGCGCCTGCAAGGGCCACAATGCCTGCAAGGGTCAGGGCTGGTCCTACACCGCAAGTGCCGAATCCTGTGTCGGCGCTGGCGGCGAAGTCATCTCCGGCAAGAGCTGA